One Ammospiza caudacuta isolate bAmmCau1 chromosome 11, bAmmCau1.pri, whole genome shotgun sequence genomic window carries:
- the LOC131562501 gene encoding calcium-activated potassium channel subunit beta-2 isoform X1, with the protein MSLCLKYPRDKWRSFHRPAAASRANPGQPSKMFIWTSGRGSTSYRHDEKRNIYQKIRDHDLLDKRKTVTALKAGEDRAILLGLAMMVCSIMMYFLLGITLLRSYMQSVWTEETQCSLLNASITETFNCSFNCGPECWKISQYPCLQVYVNLTSSGQKLLLYHTEETMKINSECSYIPKCGKNYEESMSLVNVVMENFRKYQRFSCFYDPEGVQKNVILTKLYSSNVLFHSLVWPTCMMIGGVAIVAMVKLTQYLSLLCERIQRISR; encoded by the exons GTCCTTCCATCGTCCCGCTGCAGCGAGCAGAGCCAACCCTGGGCAGCCCTCTAAAATGTTTATTTGGACCAGTGGCCGGGGATCTACATCTTACAGACATGATGAGAAAAG AAATATTTACCAAAAAATCAGGGATCACGACCTACTggacaaaaggaaaacagtgacAGCCCTGAAGGCTGGAGAGGACCGAGCcatcctgctggggctggccatGATGGTGTGCTCCATCATGATGTACTTTCTGCTGGGAATCACCCTGCTGCGCTCCTACATGCAAAG tGTCTGGACAGAAGAGACTCAGTGCTCACTCCTCAATGCATCCATCACAGAAACCTTTAACTGCTCATTTAACTGCGGCCCAGAGTGCTGGAAAATCTCTCAGTACCCCTGCCTGCAGGTGTATGTTAATCTCACCTCTTCTGGCCAGAAGCTTCTACTCTACCACACCGAGGaaacaatgaaaattaattctgaG TGCTCATACATCCCCAAGTGTGGGAAGAACTACGAGGAGTCCATGTCGCTGGTGAATGTGGTGATGGAAAACTTCAGGAAGTACCAGCGCTTCTCCTGCTTCTACGACCCCGAGGGCGTGCAGAAGAACGTGATCCTCACCAAACTGTACAGCTCCAACGTGCTCTTCCACTCCCTGGTGTGGCCCACCTGCATGATGATCGGCGGGGTGGCCATCGTGGCCATGGTAAAGCTGACTCAGtacctttccctgctctgcgAGAGAATCCAGAGGATCAGCAGATAG
- the LOC131562501 gene encoding calcium-activated potassium channel subunit beta-2 isoform X2: protein MFIWTSGRGSTSYRHDEKRNIYQKIRDHDLLDKRKTVTALKAGEDRAILLGLAMMVCSIMMYFLLGITLLRSYMQSVWTEETQCSLLNASITETFNCSFNCGPECWKISQYPCLQVYVNLTSSGQKLLLYHTEETMKINSECSYIPKCGKNYEESMSLVNVVMENFRKYQRFSCFYDPEGVQKNVILTKLYSSNVLFHSLVWPTCMMIGGVAIVAMVKLTQYLSLLCERIQRISR, encoded by the exons ATGTTTATTTGGACCAGTGGCCGGGGATCTACATCTTACAGACATGATGAGAAAAG AAATATTTACCAAAAAATCAGGGATCACGACCTACTggacaaaaggaaaacagtgacAGCCCTGAAGGCTGGAGAGGACCGAGCcatcctgctggggctggccatGATGGTGTGCTCCATCATGATGTACTTTCTGCTGGGAATCACCCTGCTGCGCTCCTACATGCAAAG tGTCTGGACAGAAGAGACTCAGTGCTCACTCCTCAATGCATCCATCACAGAAACCTTTAACTGCTCATTTAACTGCGGCCCAGAGTGCTGGAAAATCTCTCAGTACCCCTGCCTGCAGGTGTATGTTAATCTCACCTCTTCTGGCCAGAAGCTTCTACTCTACCACACCGAGGaaacaatgaaaattaattctgaG TGCTCATACATCCCCAAGTGTGGGAAGAACTACGAGGAGTCCATGTCGCTGGTGAATGTGGTGATGGAAAACTTCAGGAAGTACCAGCGCTTCTCCTGCTTCTACGACCCCGAGGGCGTGCAGAAGAACGTGATCCTCACCAAACTGTACAGCTCCAACGTGCTCTTCCACTCCCTGGTGTGGCCCACCTGCATGATGATCGGCGGGGTGGCCATCGTGGCCATGGTAAAGCTGACTCAGtacctttccctgctctgcgAGAGAATCCAGAGGATCAGCAGATAG